From the Theropithecus gelada isolate Dixy chromosome 16, Tgel_1.0, whole genome shotgun sequence genome, the window CAAGAGCACCCAGCTGCAGGGTGGGATGGAAACCAGCTTATGTGCTGCTTGCCAAACCAGGCACCTGCAGGCTGCATCCACCCAGAGAGAGAGCCTTTCTCTAAACCATTAATGGTGCACAGCGGTTACTGCAGACCTGGTTAAGAGGTCAAGAGCAGAAAAAGCTAGAGAGAATGGGGGGCAGATATCAGGAGGCACCAAAGGCCAGAACCAGGAAAAGTTAGAGAGAATAGGGGCCAATAATGCCCTGGAGGCACCCAAGGCCAGAACCAGAAAAGCTGCATCTACCATTAAATCCAAGGGGTGAACATGGGGCTAGAAATGGAGACAAAGGCAAGGTAGTGACAGAAACAGGGCGGCAAACAACGACCAAGTAAAAAAACTGACAATTTACTAAACGCCTAAGACAACTGCAATAgaacagtttgtttttttctcctcctcctttcttcctccctgcctttcttccttcctcactcattctccctccttcctcctcgtgctcctctttgtctcctttctctctctgttttagtAACAATCTTAGAGCACAAGTGTCAACCTTCAGTTAAACGGACAGCAGTGAGGCAGACACCGGCTTTTCTAAAATCCTTGACATCCACATGTGAAACAGAGCTCACCGAAGCTCAGCTGCGCAATTCCGGATgctcctctctccatctctcaccCATGGAATATTTTCCCTCTCATAGCCCGCTGAAATGTCTATGCACTTCCATTCATGAAATGCTACCTTGGGGAACCAATCTAATTAAGCATTTATCAAGAACGGGTTGAAACTCTCTCATCTGTGTCCTTTCCCTGCCCCCAGAATGCACCGTTCTTAGAGGCACGTCCCTCTGTGACGGTCATACCTGTGCACTACCATGCATGGCCTGTGGTCACTTCCCATGGTGACCCTCCCCCATGTCCCCCTGGCTCTTTGACAATGGACCACACGGTCTCTGCTCTCAGGGTCTTGGCAACCCTCATGTTTCACAGTGGCCAGCAGTCAGCCAGTCTCCACGACCAACCAAGACAAAGTCAGCAGTGCAGGTCTGaagtaattattaaaatgaaatacgaATAGGTTAAATTTTACCCAGGCTTTTAATGATACACTTAATTGTTGCTTTCCTGTGTAGAAAATAGGCATAagtggctgggtacggtggctcacgcctgtaatcccagcactttgggaggccgaggtgggtggatcacaaggtcaggagatcgagaccatcctggctgacacggtgaaaccccgtctctactaaaaatacaaaaacttagccgggcatggtggcaggcgcctgtagttccagctactcgggaggccgaggcaggagaacggcgtgaacctggaggcagagcttaccATAAGCCGATATCgccagcctgggttacaaagcgagactctgtctcaaaaaaaaaaaaaaaagacagaaagaaaaaagaaaataggcatAAGTGGAAATCAGTTCTCATAAAGTGACTGAAATTCCTATGACTTTGACACCACCAGCTCTGTGCTTTAATCTTTCCATTTGAAAATTCTGATTGTTATAATCAGCGAAAATGCCACCAGTTTCATAATCATAATTAGCCATCTTCCTCCtaacacagcacacacacacacctgcactgACACACACAAGCATAGGTGTACAGACCCACGCAGATGCATGCAGGCACATCCGAATTCCTTTCTCTCTGATTCTCAGCCCTCGAGCTCAGATTCTTCAGTTTCTTGCCCTGTCTGGCCTGTCTTCTACAACCCTCAGTTTGAGAGGACCTGAAACTAGATTCTCACCTGGGTACTGAAGGGCTCCAATGAGCGAAACCTTTGATTCTCAAGGCTGTGGAGTCTGTGTCCTGAGCAATAGGAAAGGGGTCAGAATGCAGGGCTGCTAAGGAAGTGAATAGGAACTCCGTTTACTGGACACCTACAATGTATCTAGTTGGGTTGAGCATCTTTGCAACATAATCTCATTCTAcccttatttaaaagaaaatgaggtagTTATTAGTCTCCCATTTTCAGTTTAAGAATCCTTGGCTTAAAAAGCCTAGTAACACACTTCAGGCTGAGATACAGATAGAAGTTATAAGACTGAAACCAGATTGAAAACTAAAACAGTCACTTTCAAATGCATGATTTTTCTGGGGTTTGGTTTCTAGCCTTTCTTTTGGCGCCTTTTAACCgcttttaaaactttaaacacACTCACTCCCATGTGCCACACCCAAGCCTTAGCTGGCGGGGGTCATGACGCTGCAGGAAGTCATCTTGTGTAGATACCATCACATCCAGGCCACAGCTGAGCAcgtgtttgattttttttgtaaatatgtctTTGACTGGGGAGGCTGTACATCTTCCCTAGGCTTTACATTTCAGTCCTGTGCTTGTCcctacatgttttaaaaaaaaaaaaaaaaaaaaagtgaaggtgaGGGAACGCTACCTCTGCACACCTGCAGCAGGCTCAGCCAGGAGCCCGGCGGGGCCGGGGCCCACCTGCCTGGCGCGTAACTTCATCAAGTTGTTGGTGTGCATTTTGCAATAACAAGGGACAGCCCGTGTCATCCTCATATCCTTTTAGAGTTGGAGCCATTCTTGTGACTTTTGGTGCCTGCTTCCAGACTCCCCTGTTTTTGATGAGAAAGGTGAGCAGTCGTTAGATGTCAGTGATTCTTctttgaaacataaaaaaaagacATGCCTGAATTGTAACTGTCATCCACTATCACGAAACTTTAAACGTTAGTGTTCAGTAAACCTATTTTCCATTCAGCTGCCAACACGCTCCTTTTAACAAAAGTGTCAATCAAATTAATCCTTTTAACTCTCCCAAGGCTTTCCTCTTCCCTTGAAATGAAATCGGATCCCCCGCAGAGCTGGCGAGCCCCCATGTACCCTGGCCACTGCCCACATGTACAGGCCGATTGCTCCTCCCCTACTCATCACTCTAGATGCCCTGGCCTTGCTCCCTCCTTCAGAGGCATCTGCCTCACTCCTTTCCTTGACTTGCTATCCCCCTCTCTGGAAAGCTCTGTCCCTCTGCtctgtttcttctctgttttcaggTCTCAATGCAAATGTCACCTCTCAGGCAAGCTCTCCAAACTGAGACAATAGGAGCTCAGTTCATGTCTATCAAAAATAGGAGCAAACAGACTTTGTAGGAGACTGAGTAGAATGTTTTACTGGGACTAGACAATATCAAACTTAGACCCCAAGAGCCCAGGAACTCGTATTCAAGGTCAAAGTGTCAATGACAAGAATACTGAGCCTTACATAGGTACCGTGCTGCACCATTTATAAAGTACTTGCCTACACAGGGGATCTTCACAACTCCACGAGGCTGCCAGGTCTCTCGAAAAGAGGACTCTGATGGTCAGGGCAGCCAACAATATATACTCAAAACCAGGACCCAAAAATGCTGCCTCCAAAACAAGCCATAATTCTTCTCATCACAGCATCCTACACCATCTCCTAGTGGGTAAGACTCATAGCCCGGCACCATCATGGTTTATTTCACAggaaggggcagggcagggatTAGGAGACATTTCCTGGGTTCCGGTTTCCTTGCTTCCTTGTTATGGGCCTCTCCCCTCAGAGCAGTGTTTTCTGAGAAGGCCTGGCTCTAGCTAATGACCTCAGAGACTGCAGACCTGGGAACCTGTGGAAAAGAGAAACTAAACTTGCACCTGGGAAAGTCCAGGGTTGAATAACAGAACCTCGCCTTCAagaattcttgcttttttttttcctgcctctgctttgTTGCTGAAATatacaagagagaaagagagcgtTCTGAACCCATTATTTATCTCCCCCTTCCAAGCAGGCAGCAGACATTCATGATTAATGATGAGGTGACTTTCTACATTGATTTAATTGAAATCTATATCCTATccaggttatttatttttaaagttgataaAGACCTTTTCTACTGATTCTTCTCTTCCAAACtcaaataaagaaatgttttgtATACATGATCTTCCACTAAAAAGGAGCCCAGACTCTCAGATCCTCTATTCTCTATTCTATAGGATTGTGCTGCTGAAGAAAGATGGAGTAGTGAGTGATCAATCTTTGAGACTCAGCATTCCCTCCATGTTAACCCTAACGCAAGAGAGAGGACTGGTCCACACTTAAGGCAAGAAGGTGGCCACAAGAAAGTGTTGAGGGCTGGTCTCCTTAGCTGTCCTCTGGTATCCGCAGCCCTGAATGGAGGGTTTGGGGTATTTTTCCCTGGACATCTCTACCACACCTAAGGATATGGTCTGCAAGTTTTGGAGAGAATTTCCAACCCCCACTCTACCCCCTGCCCCTCTGTACCTGTTCTCATAGGTTGAGGATattctcatctctattaaaagttcCCATTCTCAATCTCTTCATTTCAATCATTGATTTAGAAAAGTAGGAGTAGAGAAGTGAAAAACGAGACTCAATCTCATTTGTGGGCTGGGCCTTGGGTTTCCTTACTtgattgctgtttttgtttttttaaacattgataAATCTGGTTGCCACTGAAGGCAGTAATGTGACAAAACGATGGTCCCAactgcatttaaataaaaacaggtgGGACCAAAGCTCAAGGCTCACTAGGACAAAAGAGGCTTTTCCATCAAATAACCCACTCACAGTTCTCCATCATCTGACGCGGACCCCAGGCAACTGAGCAGAGAAACTTAGCAGAGAACTCCAGCGTAGAGTTCCAGGCCCACATCATAGAAATACAGAAAGTCGCAAGGAGTCCTTGAGTGCCAAGGCAGGGATGAAGAGAGGAAGGTGAACCAAAGGCATCTCCCTACCATCCAGCCTAGCAGACCCCACACTCCTCCTGGCCACTGTATTCCTCTACCCTTTGCTGCTCCTTCCTACTTTCTACCTAAACATTTCAGCACAGCgtggttgtgtgtgtgcatgtgtgtgtgtaaacatgcATACgcctgtgtgtgtggtgtacaTATGCTTATATAATATGTggttatgtatatgtatatatgagattACATACCATATGTTAAGGTGATATATATTACCTTAgtacagtttttggtttttttactcCAAATGTTTTCAGATCCCTCCActtaatgtttcaaaataaatagttCCTGTATCTGTAAAGACACCTTCATATGAATTTGCTGTTCTCTTTCCCACCACCTTCTTCCCAAACACTAAATGCAGGTTAGTGGTCTTTCAGGGAGACTTTCCATTGAAGGAAATCACAGACCATATATGGGGCGAATAACCCCTTCATCTGATGGAAAAAcactggttattttttaaatgtatacaagaCAACCAATTTTGGAATTAATGAGTGAAACAGACAATTGTAACTTTTGAAAAAGAGTTTATTAGGAGGTTAACAAAGGATTTCTATTGCGTCTCCAAAGACCAAGAGTGACAAGGAAGATTTATTCCAATTATGTTCTGTTTCATAGCATGCCCATCAGTTTTGTCACAATTAATTGAATTTTCCCTAAATTGCATTTAGATAAGTTTTGTTCAAGTATAACATGTTATGCAAATGCGTCTTTATGATGATAGATATTACTTGATCTTGATCCTGCTGTAGGTCTCTCTATGTGACTCAGAAGACAGATTTTGCAGCCTTATGCTGAAGAATCAAGCCAGGGAATACAGTGGGAGGCTAGAGCTGACCCCTGGAAGCCAGGGCTGATAGAAAGGTTTCTGCCTCTTTCCAAAGTGTGTTCACTGTTGGAGATGTTGGGATGAAGTAGAGTTGAGGTGTGACTGatgcctttcttctcctcctgGTCATGGGGCCTCTAGCACCCAAAAGTGTTGCAAGGCCCGCACCGAGCACGTGGGCCACAGGGATTAGAGATACAGGGCCCAATGGACTTGTCACATGCATTTGTTGTGGCGCAGGGGTTGGAGGGGAGCCTGTGGGCAGAAAATCATTGGAGCAAGTTAGAGTATAATGAGCTGAAGagattggaaaataataaaagggcTTTGTATAAGAATATTGTTCTCCTTTGGACTGCCTCCAAACAAAAGCTCGAAATTATAAATTCATTTCCATCAAGAAGACTATTCATCTCCACAGCAACCTCACATGCCCCAGGGAAAAGATTACTACCCCCATACTGACTTGCAGTCCTCGCTCTCCAGGAGGCTCCGGTACGTGTTGATCTCACACTCCAGCCGGGCACGCACGTCCAGCAGCACCTGGTACTCCTGGTTCTGCCGCTCCAGGTCACAGCGGATCTCCGCCAGCTGGGACTCCACGTTGGTGATCAGGCTCTGCACCTGGGACAGCTGGGAGCTGTAGCGGGCCTCGCTCTCTGTCAGCGTGTTTTCCAGAGAGTCTCGCTGTGGTGGGGAAGATCAGGAATGTTAGAGAGCTGCTCCTAATAAGGTTCTTCCATGGGGTTCCAAAGAACTCACAAGCTCCAAGAGCTAAGGAGAGTGTGTGGCCCCAAGGGCATCCCCGAGACTCTGCCTCCCAACTTCCCATCGCTCACCAGCAGGTCAGAACAATACAAAATACCAGGTTGTGCTGGGCCTGCAGCTCGATCTCCAGGGCATTGACCGTGCGTCTCAGCTCGATGATCTCCGCCTGGTAGGACTGCAGCTGCTCTGCGCTGGATACCACCTGCTTGTTCAGCTCCTCGGTCTGAAACACCCAAGTGGGGAAAGGATCAGACCCTGCCTCCAGGGCCTTGGGGCACCTCGGGTCCTGAGCGGCCATGTGCTTAGATGCCCACCTGCGTGGCGAACCATTGCTCCACTTCCCTGCGGTTGGTTTCCACCAGGGCCTCATACTGACTCCTGGTCTCGTTCAGGACCTGGTTCAGGTCCACAGCAGGGGCAGCATCCACCTCCACGTTGAGGCGGTCTCCAAGCTGGCAGCGCAGGGTGTTGACCTCCTGATTGAGAAAGGGCAAAAGTTTAAATTTCACAAAGGATCTTGGTGCTCTCCTTAAGAGAATGCAATTCAACTTCTGATCATTCTTAAGTTTTCAGGAAACTTTGTTCCCTCTGATCCTCTCATTAACCAGGATCTATATTCAATGACTAATCTGTATACTCCACTTTTTACAAAGTACTTTCAAGCTCATGACCTCTCTCTGCCCTTTGTATTAAATGCACCACTCCTCATTTAGAGAGATTTAGTGATTTGGGCTCAGAGCTGATACATGGCAGGCCATTATTTAAACTCTGGTCCCCAAATGCCCAGTTCAGTGTTTTTGCTAGTATACCATATAGCCTCATATGTTTGACTCTGAAGCATGGATAATGAAAAGAACAGAGTCTAGCTAAAGAGGAAATACAGAATGCTTACTTCAAACTCTGCCATCCTGGCATAGAAGAGACTTAAAGCGTGATTTGTTGATTCCACCAGCATAGATTTTGCTGAAagcaataaatatctgtttactTCCCTGCTGAGCATAGCTTGGTCCTTGGGCTTAGGTGGATTTCAGACAAATTTGTATTCAACCTAATCTCTACCACTTAATACATTGCTTCTAGAAGCTTCTtgaagcctcaatttcttcatcttaaaatgaGAACTGCCTCCAGAgttaaagcacttagcacaatgttcgGCACATACTAAGCACCTGATTAATATTAACTGTCACCATTTACATTGTTCTTGGATTTCAGGTTGCATAAaatacatgtcttctttttttgtccAACTGACTTAGCCGTAACAGTGAGCATTTTGCTCAAGGCTGTTTCCAAGCAACACTGAACAGCAGAAAGAGCTCTGGACAGGAATGAGAGTTGCATTTTGTTCCAGCTCAGCCCTCTCTGCCTGGTGGGCCTAGGCCATCCTGGCTTCTCCAGCTTCAAATGGAGAATTGGAATAGAAGATTGCTGCTGTGTGCACTCTAACCAGGGTGCAGGAGAGGCTGTGGCTGCTGCCTTGTTACTCAACTTTCCTCATTACTGGGCTTGCCAACTTCCTCACTCTCATTCCTGCCTCTGGCAGAAAAATCCTAATCTCATATCACAGGTTGTTAGACTACTCATTCTCTACATATCCATTTTTGTATGCAGAATTACTTCCTCGGCTAATTGAGCCTCTACTGACAGCCTGTCCTGGACCCTGTGGCAGTTATCAAACAGGCCCTGGCGAGTCTGAGCCCATCACTCTTCAGGGAACTCACCTGCTCATGGTTCTGCTTGAGGCACAGCAGCTCCTCCTTCAGGGACTCCACCTGGGCCTCCAGGTCAGACCTGCACAGGGTCAACTCATCCAGGATCCTGCGCAGGCCATTGATGTCCGACTCCACCAGCTGCCTCAGGGACATCTCAGTCTCATATCTGTGATCATAGGAGGGTCAGGGACAGGCTGGGCAGGAATAGCCTTGGCCTTGACTctgctttggtttggtttgtcAGGTAACTAGGAATTAgggtttatagtttttatagCCATCTCTTTTGTTTAGGTTTTCAGCATCAAGCTGGAAGAAAACGCACTGGTAATTTTGTGTTTAAAGATCCAGTGGATAGACTTCTacattcctagctactcaggaggctaaggtgggaagattgcttgagcccaggaatctgaggatctgaggttacactgagctatgattgcaccactgtcctccagcctgggtaacagagcaagggcctatctctaaaaagaaaaaagaaaaaagaaagccagtgGATTGAGGATAAAAGCCAATAAATTGTAAGATTTCCAAAATAATATACTTCCACATTCTTCATTCTCATGAATGGATTCTGTGCATAGGAGAACATCAGGGGCCAACATGTCTACACTGACCCACAGTACGACTAGGGATGTCACTTCACAGAGGagaagcaggaagaaaggaagtctaAGGCCTGGAGAAAGGATCTCTGAACTACGGTGTGCAGTGGCTCTGTGAATCTTGGGCAAAGCATCTAGAACATAGCTCAGTCAGTGTTTGTTTAACTTGTGTTGACAATAGGCTAAAGGGAAGGAGAGCagccagagaagaaaaataaacagcaacaCCCCGCTTGCCCACTCACTTGGTCCTGAAGTCGTCTGAGGCCAGCTTGGCGTTGTCGATCTGCACCACAAGCCTGGCATTCTCAGACTTGCTGCACAGGATCTGGAAGGCCCAAAACATTCAAGAATGAGCAAGGACTTGGTAATTTTTCGCCAATAGCAGTCCTTCCTAATTCACGTCCTTGGAAGGATCAGGATGAGAAATCATTGCCTATCTTATTAAATGCTTTCTAtatacagtaggtactcaatgaatatttccaaaattatattcaaaaaaCAGAACACCAAAATATGCAAAAAGTATAAGtagataatctttttttctatCCTAATGAGCAATACTGAGAAGCTGACAATAATAATAGTTGACATTTATGAAAAACACCTACTATGTTTCTGGCATGATACTAGGAGCTGAGGATACAAAAATT encodes:
- the KRT33A gene encoding keratin, type I cuticular Ha3-I, which produces MSYSCGLPSLSCRTSCSSRPCVPPSCHGCTLPGACNIPANVGNCNWFCEGSFNGSEKETMQFLNDRLASYLEKVRQLERDNAELENLIRERSQQQEPLVCASYQSYFKTIEELQQKILCSKSENARLVVQIDNAKLASDDFRTKYETEMSLRQLVESDINGLRRILDELTLCRSDLEAQVESLKEELLCLKQNHEQEVNTLRCQLGDRLNVEVDAAPAVDLNQVLNETRSQYEALVETNRREVEQWFATQTEELNKQVVSSAEQLQSYQAEIIELRRTVNALEIELQAQHNLRDSLENTLTESEARYSSQLSQVQSLITNVESQLAEIRCDLERQNQEYQVLLDVRARLECEINTYRSLLESEDCKLPSNPCATTNACDKSIGPCISNPCGPRARCGPCNTFGC